In Hippoglossus stenolepis isolate QCI-W04-F060 chromosome 5, HSTE1.2, whole genome shotgun sequence, one genomic interval encodes:
- the selenoo1 gene encoding selenoprotein O1: MAYLGPRLRPSRIVVPGVSVFRRLGSGGMENMGLALSRSPLERLEFDNAALRKLPLDPSEDAGVRQVKGACFARVKPQPLTRPRFAAVSQDALALLGLSVEEVTDDPLGAEYLSGSRVMPGSEPAAHCYCGHQFGQFAGQLGDGAACYLGEVKVPPGQDPELLRENPSGRWEIQVKGAGLTPYSRQADGRKVLRSSIREFLCSEAMFFLGVPTTRAGSVVTSDSRVVRDVYYSGNPRQERCSVVLRIAPTFLRFGSFEIFKRADESTGRQGPSYGRDEIRGQMLDYVIEMFYPEIQTNYPDRVERNVAFFREVMLRTARLVAQWQCVGFCHGVLNTDNMSILGVTLDYGPYGFMDRFDPDFICNASDNSGRYTYQAQPAICRWNLVKLAEALAPELPPDRAEAVMDEYLDLYNGFYLENMRKKLGFLKKEEPEDEILITELLQTMHNTGADFTNTFRSLSQISCPTEGEGEEELVKKAAELLLEQCASLDELKAANKPTMDTRELAMLLSMAQSNPALFQMISDRTTIARQLEKLSRLKELMETSREELRGKQAEDWTRWIAGYRKRLARELEGQSDVQAAQEERGRVMDGANPRVVLRNYIAQNAIEAAESGDFSEVQRVLKVLEKPFSSQPGLELPARVGGGGGGGGAERTERDEGEEQQQEAASPSAARDPVPYDSRPPAWANELCVTUSS, from the exons ATGGCTTATTTAGGACCTCGGCTGCGACCGTCACGCATCGTGGTCCCTGGTGTGTCCGTGTTCAGACGCCTCGGCTCGGGCGGGATGGAGAACATGGGTCTGGCGCTGAGTCGCTCCCCGCTGGAGAGGCTGGAGTTTGACAACGCCGCCCTGAGGAAGCTTCCCCTGGACCCTTCGGAGGATGCCGGCGTGCGGCAGGTGAAGGGAGCTTGCTTCGCCCGGGTGAAGCCGCAGCCGCTGACCCGGCCTCGCTTCGCCGCCGTGTCGCAGGACGCCCTGGCGCTGCTGGGGCTCAGCGTGGAGGAGGTCACCGACGACCCGCTCGGAGCGGAGTACCTGAGCGGCTCCAGGGTGATGCCCGGGTCCGAGCCCGCCGCTCACTGCTACTGCGGACACCAGTTCGGACAGTTCGCCGGGCAGCTGGGCGACGGGGCGGCCTGTTACCTGGGGGAGGTGAAGGTGCCTCCCGGCCAGGACCCGGAGCTGCTGCGGGAAAACCCGAGCGGCCGGTGGGAGATTCAGGTGAAGGGAGCCGGACTGACTCCTTACTCCAG ACAGGCTGATGGCCGAAAGGTTCTGCGCTCCAGTATCAGAGAGTTCCTCTGCAGCGAGGCCATGTTCTTCCTGGGGGTGCCCACCACCAGAGCTGGCTCCGTGGTGACCTCTGACAGCCGGGTGGTACGGGACGTGTACTACAGCGGAAACCCGCGCCAGGAGAGATGCTCGGTGGTTCTCCGCATCGCACCCACCTTCCtcag GTTTGGATCTTTTGAGATCTTCAAGCGGGCCGACGAGTCCACGGGGCGTCAGGGTCCCAGCTACGGACGCGATGAGATCCGAGGTCAGATGTTGGATTACGTCATTGAGATGTTTTACCCTGAGATCCAGACGAATTACCCCGACCGAGTGGAGAGGAACGTGGCTTTCTTCAGAGAG gtgaTGCTCCGTACAGCTCGACTCGTGGCTCAGTGGCAGTGTGTAGGTTTCTGTCATGGAGTCCTGAACACAGACAACATGAGCATCCTGGGAGTCACGCTGGACTATGGTCCATATGGCTTTATGGACAG GTTTGATCCAGATTTCATTTGCAACGCCTCTGACAACTCGGGCCGTTACACGTACCAGGCCCAGCCGGCGATCTGCAGGTGGAACCTGGTGAAGCTAGCAGAGGCTCTTGCCCCAGAGCTGCCACCGGACCGGGCTGAGGCTGTCATGGACGAGTACCTGGATCTGTACAACGGCTTCTACCTGGAGAACATGAGGAAAAAACTGGGCTTTTTGAAGAAGGAGGAGCCTGAGGATGAAATTCTGATCACGGAGTTGCTGCAGACCATGCACAATACAG GCGCTGACTTCACGAACACGTTCCGCAGCTTGAGTCAGATTTCCTGTCCCACTGagggtgaaggagaagaggagctggTGAAGAAGGCAGCAGAACTCCTGCTGGAGCAGTGCGCCTCCTTAGATGAGCTCAAGGCTGCAAACAAACCTACGATGGATACACG TGAGCTGGCGATGCTGCTCTCCATGGCTCAGAGCAACCCAGCGCTGTTCCAGATGATCTCAGACAGGACGACAATAGCGAGACAGTTGGAAAAACTCAGCAGACTGAAAGAGCTGATGGAGACGAGCCGGGAGGAGCTGAGGGGCAAACAGGCCGAGGACTGGACTCGCTGGATCGCAGGCTACAg GAAGCGTCTGGCCCGCGAGCTGGAGGGGCAGAGCGACGTGCAGGCCGcgcaggaggagagggggagagtgaTGGACGGTGCCAACCCGCGCGTGGTTCTCAGGAACTACATCGCCCAGAATGCAATCGAGGCTGCCGAGAGCGGGGACTTTTCTGAG gTCCAGCGGGTCCTCAAGGTTCTCGAGAAGCCTTTCTCTTCACAGCCAGGTCTTGAGCTTCCTGCGCGGGTGGGCGGAGGCGGAGGCGGTGGCGGCGCCGAACGGACGGAGAGAGACGAGGGAGAGGAGCAACAGCAAGAAGCGGCGTCTCCATCCGCAGCTAGAGATCCTGTTCCCTACGACAGCAGACCTCCAGCTTGGGCTAATGAACTCTGCGTCACATGATCTTCGTAG